Proteins co-encoded in one Zygotorulaspora mrakii chromosome 5, complete sequence genomic window:
- the CAR2 gene encoding ornithine-oxo-acid transaminase (similar to Saccharomyces cerevisiae CAR2 (YLR438W); ancestral locus Anc_4.317): MLRTVTSSFANSGRTIRRTAVRMSSTKFNLSSKETVAYEHKYSANNYHPLPVVFHKAQGAHVWDPEGREYLDFLSAYSAVNQGHCHPDIVKALVEQASVLTLSSRAFSSDMFAAFAKYVTEYFGYEKVLPMNTGAEAVETALKIARRWGYEVKKIPENEAIILGAEGNFHGRTFGAISLSTDEEDSRKNFGPFLKNTTAQNPKTSHPIRYGVIEDIESVFSSHGDKIAALILEPIQGEAGIVVPPKDYLGQVQKLCREHNILFICDEIQTGIGRTGKMLCYEHSEGVKPDLVLLGKAISGGVLPVSCVLSSEKIMSCLAPGSHGSTYGGNPLASRVAIEALEVVKRENLVQKADSLGKLLQNELTKLQEESDGAISEVRGRGLLTAIVIDPKMANGRTAWDLCLLMKDHGVLAKPTHDHIIRLAPPLVISEEDLLKGVDAIRQSLKKLPTAPISKH; encoded by the coding sequence ATGCTAAGAACTGTCACATCAAGCTTCGCCAATAGTGGCAGAACAATCAGGAGAACAGCCGTGAGAATGTCGTCTACCAAGTTCAATCTATCTTCGAAAGAAACCGTTGCTTACGAGCACAAGTATTCTGCCAACAACTACCATCCATTGCCGGTCGTCTTCCACAAGGCTCAAGGTGCACATGTGTGGGATCCAGAGGGCAGGGAATACCTCGATTTTCTATCGGCGTATTCAGCTGTGAACCAGGGCCATTGCCATCCGGACATTGTCAAGGCGCTCGTTGAGCAAGCGTCCGTGTTGACACTCTCTTCGAGGGCTTTTTCCAGTGACATGTTTGCGGCGTTTGCTAAGTACGTTACAGAGTACTTTGGTTACGAAAAGGTGTTGCCAATGAACACAGGTGCAGAAGCTGTTGAGACTGCACTAAAAATCGCCAGAAGATGGGGTTACGaggtcaaaaaaattcctGAAAATGAAGCTATCATTCTGGGTGCTGAAGGTAACTTCCACGGCAGAACGTTTGGTGCgatttcactttcaactgatgaagaggactcgaggaagaattttggtcctttcttgaaaaacaCAACTGCGCAAAACCCAAAGACGTCTCATCCAATTCGTTACGGTGTTATTGAAGATATCGAATCAGTATTCAGCAGTCACGGTGACAAAATTGCTGCCTTGATCCTAGAGCCAATCCAAGGTGAGGCTGGTATTGTTGTTCCACCAAAGGACTACTTGGGACAAGTGCAAAAATTGTGTCGTGAACACAACATCCTATTTATTTGTGACGAAATCCAAACAGGTATTGGTCGTACCGGTAAAATGTTGTGCTACGAACATTCTGAAGGTGTTAAGCCAGATCTCGTTCTTCTTGGTAAAGCAATCTCTGGTGGTGTTTTGCCAGTTTCCTGCGTTTTGTCATCTGAGAAAATCATGTCCTGCCTAGCTCCAGGCTCTCACGGTTCTACCTATGGTGGTAATCCTTTAGCATCTCGTGTTGCTATTGAGGCACTAGAAGTGGTTAAACGTGAAAATTTGGTACAAAAAGCTGACAGTCTAGGTAAATTATTGCAAAATGAATTGACTAAATTACAAGAAGAGTCAGATGGTGCCATCTCAGAAGTTCGTGGTCGCGGTCTGTTAACTGCAATTGTTATCGATCCAAAAATGGCCAATGGACGTACCGCTTGGGATCTTTGTctattgatgaaagatCACGGTGTTTTGGCAAAGCCAACTCACGATCATATTATCAGATTGGCTCCACCACTTGTTATCTCTGAGGAAGATCTGCTAAAAGGTGTCGATGCTATAAGGcagagtttgaaaaaacttcCAACTGCTCCAATTAGCAAACATTAG